A part of Parvivirga hydrogeniphila genomic DNA contains:
- a CDS encoding ACT domain-containing protein: protein MVEQVSVFLENTTGRLAELTRVLGDAGINMRALMVADTSEFGVVRIICDTPRRAVQLLDDAGFGASLTEVLAVEVPDRPGGLADVLEALQADGINVEYAYCFVEPTGSAAVDILRVDEPERARQALARARIALADRARLYVAD, encoded by the coding sequence ATGGTGGAGCAGGTAAGCGTCTTCCTCGAGAACACGACCGGGCGCCTTGCGGAGCTCACGCGGGTGCTCGGCGACGCGGGCATCAACATGCGCGCCCTCATGGTCGCGGACACCAGCGAGTTCGGCGTGGTGCGCATCATCTGCGACACGCCGCGTCGTGCTGTGCAACTGCTCGACGACGCCGGGTTCGGCGCTTCGCTCACCGAGGTGCTTGCCGTCGAGGTCCCCGACCGACCGGGCGGCCTCGCTGACGTGCTCGAAGCGCTTCAGGCAGACGGCATCAACGTGGAGTACGCATACTGCTTCGTCGAGCCCACCGGGAGCGCGGCGGTCGACATCCTGCGCGTGGACGAGCCGGAACGAGCGCGTCAGGCGCTCGCGCGGGCCAGGATCGCGCTCGCGGATCGAGCCAGACTGTACGTCGCCGACTAG